The following proteins are encoded in a genomic region of Triticum dicoccoides isolate Atlit2015 ecotype Zavitan chromosome 1B, WEW_v2.0, whole genome shotgun sequence:
- the LOC119340760 gene encoding histone H2B.1-like yields MAPKAEKKPAAKKPAEEEPTTEKAEKAPAAKKPKAEKRLPAGKTASKEGGEKRGRKKGKKSVETYKIYIFKVLKQVHPDIGISSKAMSIMNSFINDIFEKLAGEAAKLARYNKKPTITSREIQTSVRLVLPGELAKHAVSEGTKAVTKFTSS; encoded by the coding sequence ATGGCCCCCAAGGCGGAGAAGAAGCCGGCGGCGAAGAAGCccgcggaggaggagccgacgacgGAGAAGGCCGAGAAGGCCCCGGCGGCGAAGAAGCCCAAGGCCGAGAAGCGGCTGCCGGCGGGCAAGACCGCCTCCAAGGAGGGCGGCGAGAAGAGGGGccgcaagaagggcaagaagagCGTGGAGACGTACAAGATCTACATCTTCAAGGTGCTCAAGCAGGTCCACCCCGACATCGGCATCTCCTCCAAGGCCATGTCcatcatgaactccttcatcaacgACATCTTCGAGAAGCTCGCCGGCGAGGCCGCCAAGCTCGCCCGCTACAACAAGAAGCCCACCATCACCTCCCGGGAGATCCAGACCTCCGTCCGCCTCGTCCTCCCCGGCGAGCTCGCCAAGCACGCCGTCTCCGAGGGCACCAAGGCCGTCACCAAGTTCACCTCCTCGTAG
- the LOC119340730 gene encoding histone H3.2, which yields MARTKQTARKSTGGKAPRKQLATKAARKSAPATGGVKKPHRFRPGTVALREIRKYQKSTELLIRKLPFQRLVREIAQDFKTDLRFQSSAVSALQEAAEAYLVGLFEDTNLCAIHAKRVTIMPKDIQLARRIRGERA from the coding sequence ATGGCCCGCACGAAGCAGACGGCGAGGAAGTCCACCGGCGGCAAGGCGCCGCGCAAGCAGCTGGCGACCAAGGCGGCGCGCAAGTCCGCCCCGGCCACCGGCGGCGTGAAGAAGCCCCACCGCTTCCGCCCCGGCACCGTCGCGCTCCGGGAGATCCGCAAGTACCAGAAGAGCACCGAGCTGCTCATCCGCAAGCTCCCCTTCCAGCGCCTGGTGCGGGAGATCGCGCAGGACTTCAAGACCGACCTCCGCTTCCAGAGCTCCGCCGTCTCCGCGCTGCAGGAGGCCGCCGAGGCCTACCTCGTTGGGCTCTTCGAGGACACCAACCTCTGCGCCATCCACGCCAAGCGCGTCACcatcatgcccaaggacatccagCTCGCCCGCCGCATCCGTGGCGAGAGGGCCTAG
- the LOC119340742 gene encoding uncharacterized protein LOC119340742: MGGSRRKFKRTRTKVRVGLPRKKPREFKPAFDLPEALAAAAAAEAGGHVPSWDAEGSVVKNYSAFGVVANPNLLGAHSRGTRGLVQSASLQAPDVDALRAPVNEFGPVDTGSDLECDDLKSALGKKRRDGKSAPLEPLTKIQRLCIGRLIEKYGDNYKAMFMDTKLNSMQHSVGTLKKLCERYHVGGKTILYPM, translated from the exons ATGGGAGGGTCGCGGCGCAAGTTCAAGCGAACCCGCACCAAGGTGCGCGTGGGGTTGCCGCGCAAGAAGCCGCGCGAGTTCAAGCCGGCCTTCGACCTGCCCgaggcgctcgccgccgccgccgccgcagaggcCGGCGGCCACGTGCCGAGCTGGGACGCGGAAGGCAGCGTCGTGAAGAACTACTCCGCTTTCGGGGTCGTGGCCAACCCCAACCTGCTCGGCGCCCACTCCCGCGGCACGCGAGGCCTCGTCCAGAGCGCCTCGCTGCAGGCGCCCGACGTCGACGCCTTGCGCGCCCCCGTCAACGAGTTCGGCCCCGTCGACACCGGCAGTGATCTCGAGTGCGATG ATCTAAAATCTGCACTTGGGAAGAAAAGGAGGGATGGCAAATCTGCACCTTTGGAGCCACTGACTAAAATTCAACGACTATGTATTGGCAGATTAATAGAGAAGTATGGTGACAActacaag GCCATGTTCATGGATACCAAACTGAACTCAATGCAGCACTCAGTGGGTACATTGAAAAAGCTCTGTGAAAGATACCATGTTGGTGGCAAGACCATCCTCTATCCGATGTAG